The genomic window CACACCCAAAAACCAAGAGCTTTTTAGTATGCATACCAACTTTCCAAGTTTAATTttcacacagtgtgtgtgtttttttttgttttggactgttggccaGATAAAGCAAGCAAACTTAAGATGTTGTCTTGgcttctgggaaattgtgatgtgcattttcagtattttctgacattttatagactaaacaatcaaTCGTAACCTTTAACAGATGTACATGTACATAATGATGTGGAAACCCTCGTTTCCTTGTAGTAATTATAGAACTACCAGTTCTTGCAGTACCTATCATTATGCTAGATATGTTAGATGTCTCAGGTTTGACAGCCTGAAAAATATCTTCTGTAATTTCTCAATGTGCACTTCTTTTTATTAGATGAATATATGTGTAAAAATTGAGAAGCTGGGAAGTTACTCTGCTCAGACAGATGTCATGTAAGTGTCATAGCGTCAGGTCGTGTGTGGTTCTTTCATCTCTCTGGACTAGGCTTTGGGGGGAGGAGGCTTCATATTTGAGGTCTGGCATCAGTCACAATGTGATACAGTGTGTGAATCTCTTAATATGCACTTACTAAAGCAATACCTCTGTAATTATTGTAGTAAGGCTTTCATGTTTAATTGGAgatgatgtcagtgtgtgttttgagtgcCAACCTTCAAATTTCTTGAGAAGAATAAACAATAGTATAAAAGGTGCCACGGGAGGCTTAGAGGGGGTTCTGTTAGACAAACAATGGCAGCGTCGTTGGCATTTCACTTGACTGAACTCCATGAATTAAATGTTTGTCAGGTCTTGGGGGCATGACCACACTAAGCTGTATGCATCCAAGGCTTCTGACAATTACCCCACGAGACTCCAGAAAGTCTGAGGCCATATCAGAGTGGAATAATTAAAAAGCTGGGTGAGGCTTCTCTAATGCCAGCAAGGGTTCCCACTCAGTGAGGAAGAAGGAGGGTTAGCTGATGTCATTCAGCCCAAGGCATGGAGAGAATACCCAGGCTGCTTTGCCAAACTCACCGAAAAGTTCCACTCTAACCCTGAAAAGGCCTTTCACTGCTGCCAGTCAGTTCACTATAAATGCCTGGATCTGGTGACTCTTTAGTCACTGCATGCGCTTAAATTAATCCAGCTTCTATCTGAATTCATCAACGTAACAGATTGATTTTATTCTAACCACAGATGTAGGGTGGTTTCGAGTTCACAGTGCTTGGTCTCTATTTTTGTTGTTAATCCAGTTTGTCAAGATGAtccatgaaacaaaaaaacatcattctgTAGAGGCAATATTTAGGCATCACTAtcagtttttttaatctattttttggGGCATGTTGCCTTTAATTTAATAGTAGGGACATGTTGTCCACGTGGTATGCATCCAAACCCACTTttataaataggatttaaaaaaaatcttttttaaaaatgctttttaaataaattgttaataAAGGGTCTGCTCATGAAATCACACCTTTCAGTTACTACAGTATAAGCGTTTTCTGAGTGATGCTAATTACAACATGACCTTGTTCACTGTAAACTACAGCGATCAGTCTTTTTGCAGCAggaatatttataatatttattgtgGTTTCACTGCACcctgtgaaaaatgtaatcTATTTATATGAACAATCTGCCCTTTTTCTAAACAAACTTCATGATCTGCCTATTCAGAATATTTGTTACGTCTTCTATGGATGCTGTTGCAGTGAGTCTTGCGCTCCTTGTTGCTACTAACATTTGTAGTGCAGGAATTAAAAggtatttcatttaatttatgaaaCACAAATGTAAGGCACCTCCCAAAACTTGTGTGAAACGAGTGTATGAAGTTAGAGATGGTCCACATTTTTGTGGGAGTGTGTTTTGAGGCTCATGCTGTCTTGTAAAAGAATGGCACATACAGAGCTACTAGCCACAGGGTGACATACTGTAGCAGCTCTGAGATCTCTGGAATGCTTACATTCATTTGGAATGCTAGAAAACGTTTGTCTCAACCTGTTGAACTATTCATGCAATATGTTAGACTGAGTATTTCTGTGAACTCATCTTTTTTTAGCTGCTCATTATAAGAAGacagcaacaaacaaactgttggGAATTGTGTGCAATGTTAGAACTTCTTAGCTTTTAGTTTTTAACAGTGAAATtaagtgaatgaatgaagttaTGAAGGTGTTAACAGTGAATGAAGGTGTGATAGACATTTGAtctaaaagaaattaaatgaatgaatctgaTTGGATTTCAGGTGAGCAGTTGTAGCTCTATACACCTTTCAGTTTAAAACTTTGAAACCTTGTTCTATCTTAACTTTTCCTCCATGTTGCAGGTCCTGGAAAAAGGCATGCACCTGGAGTGCAAGTGTCATGGCGTGTCGGGATCCTGCACCACTAAGACCTGCTGGACAACGCTGCCCAAGTTTCGCCAGCTGGGATACATCCTCAAGGACAAGTACAACCATGCCGTGCACGTGGAGCCGGTGCGAGCCAGCCGCAACAAGCGCCCAACCTTCCTGAAGATCAAGAAACCCCACTCCTACCGCAAGCCCATGGACACAGAGCTGGTCTACATCGAGAGATCGCCTAACTACTGCGAGGCCGACGCTCTGACCGGAAGCATGGGAACGCAGGGCCGCTTGTGCAACAAAACAGCTCAGCAACCCAACAGCTGTGATCTGATGTGCTGCGGTCGAGGATATAACACACACCAGTACTCGCGCGTTTGGCAGTGCAACTGCAAGTTCCTGTGGTGCTGCTACGTCAAATGCAACACCTGCAGTGAGAGGACAGAGGTGTATACCTGTAAATAGATATATTTATTGGACATGTTTTTAGACACACAGCTAGACTGGACTGTTTGcgagtgtgtgttggtgttaaTGTGTTTCAGAATAAGGATTCTCTGTGGCTGATACAAACATGTGGAGTGACTGCCTTGCTGCATTCACAATCACAACAACTGGTTTCTCCACCTTGTGTTGTTTATACTGATGCCAATGGACATCTGCCATGACACTGGACAACCTATGGGCtcataaattttatttttatcttttaagttGAACGCCATTTCATGCCCCGGGCTTTCTCTGCAGGTCTAGTTTATTGGCATGACTCACCTCAAACAgtggttgatttttttctttttctacattAATAATTTATTCTATGAGAAAACTACTGATGATTTTGAGAATTCACTGTTAACTAAATCCAGTAAGGTTGGTGTAAGATGCCTGGcattttagttaaaaaaatctTCAAGTGCACTTAAAAgcaaaaagcattttcttgtgactatcctttttttttttgacaagacTTTAACACTGGAGCTGAAAACTGACACTGATTTgagtctgtctgaacacagtaaACCCAGTCCCAACAGTCTGAAATTACAGCAGGTCAAAACTGAACTCGACTgaatgacatactgtatttgggACCCTGCAGCTTCTGTTCCTAAGCCTAGCAGAAGAACATTAAACTACTGATACTGGGCTCGGTATGATAGTATTGTTTCCTTCTTGTTCCTGTCCCACTTGCCCTCCAGTTTGCTGCTAGTTGTCTGGAAAGTCATGGAGTTTGTGACCGAGCAGCCATATTGACTCTTCAAGCTAATTCAACACCAGCAGGAGCAAACGCAAGCTTCCAGACATAAATTCCCCTTAATGTTGGTTGATAGAATATATTTTGTAAgagattatttttatataaatattttttatttattttctatctcATTATGTAAGATATTCTCCCTCTTTAGCATTTCTAAATGTTCAGTCACTGAACTTAGCAAAAGGAAATGACCCACTGAAACACTGTTTGGAAAATGTGCCTTGTTCCTCAGTAGCAGAATATAATAATGTTATACTGAAATGTGCAGTATTGTGATTTATTACTTTCAGGAAACATGATCCCACCTTAGAGAATTAAAGTCCTGGCATCACCTGCAGGCTAGCTGCTGTACCATTAATGTTCTGTAACTCAATGCTATCTCTGGTAGAGGGttgctttcatctgtttctcaaAAAGCAAACTGTGTTTTTGGGGTTTATTGGCATTAGAATTTGAACCTTTATTAATTTTAACCAAGTTAAACAGGGTTTCATTTGTTAGCAGACAGAAACTATTTTCTAACTACATTTTTAACAGAACTTTACACCtgtggtactttttttttttttttttttaaccagtaATATGTCATTGTAACTGTTGGTTTCTCCCTTATTTACAATATCCATCCAAAGTCATCTCTCTTGGccatctttccctctttttaGCTGTGGTTGTCCAAAAAATGCTGTTTGGTCCTCCCCATCCACTAATGTGTTAGCCATGACTAGCGAAGCCACTCGACTGTTCTCTCCTGTTGAGTTTGAGATGTTTAAGCCAGAAAAGTCTTATGGGAAATGGTGTTTGTTAAAGGCTGCTGAgaacagaaataataaataaatatatacaattatCAGATTACAATTTCCATCCATTTACGCATATGGATTGAACAGCATGACATACTGTTGACTATGGCTACATTTTTAGAAATTTGCATTACTTCAAATGTGATGCAAATGAGGTATTATTACTTCAAGAAGAACCTAAAGTTATAGTTTCACTTTGGCTCTCTATAAGATTAACTAGTGATTCACAGATATACAGTTTGTGCAAGTCTATCACTAACACAAAGGGCTGGGTATCATaagatataaatattttatgccTAATAGACAGTCcaaagatgacaggaaatgaggggcAAGATAGATGAGGAATGAAcctggatgtataaagagaactggatatgTTGCCgccactcagccttgctgcCAAATTTTCCAAGTGGTCACTCAcagtattgcagcaaaaatatCCTCCGCGGCCtgaaaagcattttccccatataCCACCTATAGACGTCTATAAAACTGTTGGtaggacacctcaaactgcaaataaGGTCAATTATGATGCCttgtattatgaatttttaatccatgaaggttttataatTGTAAAACTCTTTTCAAGCCTTTTGTGACGTCATCttaatgtaaagtctatgggccggACAGGAACGTGTAGGTGGGGCCAGTtggagaaacactactgcgcacattcagtgggctgcacaaTACGGAAACAAACCCTGAAGCTAGAAATATTTTAGTCTTATGTGCCAGGTGAGCAATTTTCATTCGATTGAATAGATGCCTTCTTTGAGTCTGGTATCCAGTTCCTACAATACATCCcagggaatgacatgcaacaggTCCTGAGTGGACACAAACCAGGGACAGTTTATGGTCGGCACCTTAACTCCTAAGTCACCAGAACACCAAGCTGGGTATCATATTTCACGTTTTCTGATATGCTGAAAATATCATACCTGAGTTTTGTTactaatacaaaaacaaaaataaataatgaattaaattaaagttttgaaGATATCTGATCTAAGCATAAGTAGAAAAGATTAAGAATCTGACTAAGCATTCAATCCCAAATTTCAGTATTTGACAAGTTTctacactttgtttttaaaaaacatttctttcgGTACTCAATAAGTACTAAGGtttgatacccagccctaatgcttaaatgtaaaacaatcaGAGGTACCTTAAAAGGGACACTAGAGACCAGTCTTGATAGTACAGTATCATGAAAGGTTGATAATAGATAGAAGGAGGGTGAATTACATGGCTATTGTTGCAGAGGCCATGCgttttttcacagttttgttaTTATAAAGAGTTTCTAGTGAAGTGCCAGTCAGTACTTACTCAGTCCTCATTAAAGGTTGTTCTTGTATGTGACTGAACTTATATCACCCAACTGCTGTAGTGCTCTTAAATCAGAGGTCATTGTTGACTTGTTTCATGTAAAACCACATtgtcttttcattcttttttggTTAATAAATGTTGCCTCTGAATTGAcagattgttttttgtttaatacacatttttgtagttTGGTTGTAATATGAGGACACATCACAGTCAAATAGGCGTGATTGAGGGTCGTGGTGCAGAGTGTgtcacagcagtgtgtgttccTCAGTGAACAGTGGGAGTCTGGAGCTGCCGGCTGATGGATTACTCTGACATCTGCTTCATTCACTCCTCACTAACGTTGCTACAACAACCACACTGTGCCCCCCAAAAATTCTCCTCGTCTCATCGAGAGGCCAGACTGCCCATTAACAAAATGGTAACCATGCAAAACCCAGATAAAATTTGGATGCTATTTATTTTGTGGAAATGGCAAATGGGAAGAAAGCGGGGAGGGGCCTTTACAATTGGAAGGGGAGGATGTCAAGAAGGATTTCAATCTGAGCAATAGAAAAGGTCTTAACTCCCGGAATAATCGGCACAAAACATTCCTCGGCTAAACTTTGCCTCAATAGAGTGACGCTTTCAAAAGGCAGCTGGCCAAACAGCCTCGGTTAGAGTAACACCAAGGCTCTGTCACTGAGAACTCAACAACATTATCTGAGTCTCACAGAGTGCACTTCCCTATTCACATCTCCAATGATGTGGCTTCCAACTTACTCTGTCAACATGAAATAAGACACAGtcacagacagagaaatgatATCTAAACATACTTATTACCTATTATCTTATCCTTCATTCTATCAATCTATCATTATCAATCTTATCTTTCCTTCTGCTCACTCACTTATAAACCTCTTTAAATATACGCTTTATGCATCCAACTGTAGTTccactttctaataaggcacACTTCATAAAAacttaattaatttcatttcattttttggttGCTGGGTTTTAAAAATCACTGCAATGATGCGGCAcagctggccttcttctggcccagataaaatggatgtgagcctgaaatggcccacatgtaaaatagcaaatatggcccaaatatcccaaatcaaatgtgggtcTATTTTGGTAAAGATGTGATGCTCTCAgttatgtgtattctggatgtgggccagttctagtttatctggtttgttctttgGTGACATAcagcttgcttgtggcccagatctgggaaacaggagcggaCTGCCCAGGTGCCATCTTTCCATGCGATATGTGGGTAAAAGTGCCAAAAGTGTTGGGTGTGGGccggatctgggccacagcaattttgctatctgggacAGCATGAAACTTGTTCTCAATTTTCGTCAGTCACTTAACTTATCAGGAAGACCACTTCAATTGATTATTTGCCATCAACAGCATCACTTACCTCCAGGAAAAGACCTACAGAGCATCTGGACAacaattcattcattaacaacttattaacatttacaattgCAGACGTGATGGATTGTTGTGAAGAACCTTCATTAATAACTCATTAAGCTACAGTTAATTACAACTTGGATTTTATTTTGTAGCTCTGGCCATCAGTTCTATGGGTTACGATAGTTATGATATGTACCCATTGAAGTAAtggctgagatctgggaacatgaTGATATATGACTAAAAATAAGTGTTCTTAAACAGTGTTACTTATCTTCTTCTTCGTGGCTGATAATCTATTCAGTGAGATACCTACAGATGAATTTGAGAATACATTATTCACTAAATCTGGTAAGAACCCAAAAACCCCAAGTTGTTATAAGTGTAGTTCGCTTACTTACTTACCTTTGCTGATGGCCCATGAATACTCATGTATAACTGGCAGTGCTAGGCAACCGAATTGAGTGTCCTTAGCCTAACCATTATTTTGTTGTGGAGTAATCTCACAGATATGTACCTTTTACTTTGGTAAAGTCATATATCTGCAGGTATCCAGCAACAGCCACTACTAGTTTGTCCTCCATGATTGTTAGCTCCACTTGTTCTGATTGGACAGTGGGAATAAATGGTTGTTCATGCACCTGATTTGTATATTGAATTAAACCATGCACTTTGTAAAATTGGCTGTAACTGACTGAAAAGGAGCACTGCAGTTATAAGTCAAAGCAACAGACTGACTCATCCTCCCCAGGGCTCCCTCTGTCAAAAACCACATGCCAGGTGGGCATCATTGAAGCACTAATGAACTACTTCATGATATTTTCCCTATAAACCAACCCGATCTTCAATCTGTGCACAATGCGTGCAGATGATAGGCCAATCCTTCCAAGGGAAGTGATATCAATATAATGtgactttcttttattttataaggTGATTTTTGGATTATTAGAAGGAGGCAGGGGGATGAAGCAGCAGGAAAGCATTGTTCAAGACCACCAACCAGACATCTTCAACGTCATGTCGAGCGATTTAACCAGAGATTTTAAACGTCATGTCAAGCATTTTAGCTCGAGATTTTTAGCATCACCTTGGTCATTTTAACCAGAGATTCTTAGTGTcatgtcaggacatttttaccgcattttactgttttaacccaaactatgatctttccctaaccaagtgtttttgtgcctaaatctaaccaatgGCATTAAATGAGATGCGAAAAAGTTACAAATGCAGCGTAAGATTGACGTATCACCTGCACACAAAATTGGACTTTGGCGTATGCACTGCATGCagtttgaaagtgtaaagtcaTGTTATTTGTACGCAGATTGTTAGACTGAGTTATATAAACACTAGTGCGTCACTGCCAAGGCCAAGGTGTTCAATGCCTCTGCTTGTTCAAGGGGTCTGGAACTGCTGGTGCCAGGCCAgcctctgtgtgtctttctgcaTGCATTGCACCTGTGAACACCTGCATTGAGGTGCTAGTCCAAGATTTATGACTGCCAGTCTGCTGCCTGAGCTGGCTGTTATTGCTGCGACTACTTCATCTCCGCATCTGTTCCTGGAGCTGCTCATGCGAGTTGCCTTCCAGATACTCCATGTTGTCATCCAAAGTGGATATTTCATTTGTGCAGAGCTTAATTCTTTAATATTgacctttgtttttttcagatcaTGAAAAACTGACAGGTTGGTGCTGCACTGCAAATGGCACTAGCTTGTGCAGGAGAGATTCTTTTGTGCAGGAGAGATTCTTTTGTGCAGGAGAGATTCTCAGAACGCTGATTATTTAAGACAGGGGCTGTTTAATAACTATCATTATGGCAGTACCTTCAGAGCGAGGGCCAATCAGGGTCCAAACAGAAATCTCCTCTGCCAACAATGACGTCGTAGCTGAAGAATGAGCCAAAAACAAGGTACACATACTTTGGAACACCAAAGGGTGTTATGAAGATTTTAATTGAAGGATgcataaatcaaacatttcatatCACATTCTTTAAACACTGCATCTACAATAAATCATAATTTGGCATACAAGTGACTGAATAATGGATGATGTGTTATTTGTTGGTTAAAACAGGTTGAGGTTGGAGCATGCCAGATAATGATAAATCTATAGCCCTAAGCTACACTTCTGGTGGCTggttgtaaaatgttttcagtgttgaaaTGGACTCACTGTTAAAGCACAGGCaattaaactgttaaactgtaTCAGTGCTTTGCATCAATAGTCTATCAAATTCTCCCACAGATTATGGAATTTTAGAGTTTATTGCATTCATCTTGATCCTTTGATTTCAAGGGTATGCTcatcaaattacaaaattatcTCTAGTGGTTATTGAATAGTGCAgataatttagtttttaatttgatcaggttttgagatatctatCTCTGAGATTCCTGTCTCCACCCCAAAACAACAGAGATGAATGTAATTTTGCTTGTGGTTCTCACAACttttgaaaacaacataaaaaaaccccaaaaaactctTTTCAGAATTTGTTGTGTAGAatgtatgggggggggggggggggggggggtctgacAATTTGCAGGTGAGAATTTGCAgcaggtgagaaagtaagtaGGATTTGAACTTATCTTTCATGCTATTTCAGTCACTTTCGTGTGTACATACAACAATGAATGttttccaggagagactgtatGAAAGTGTGCCATGTTATCACCATATTTAAATGATGCTCATGTCTCTCCCCTCTCTATGGCAGGCTTTTAACAGCTATAACCACTTTTGACATCTCATGTGGTTggacaacatatcacatgatgaAGTGGTTGTTTTGGAGTATTCCTCTGCCTTAGGAGAAACAGCTGGGTtcctggcacacacacaaagaactGGCATTTGTTGTTGGCTAGATAGACCTGGTGACTCTACTGTTAGCTGCTATGGCCAAGTTTTATCGAATAAACATGGACTAAAAAAAGcttaagttgttttattttatttcttccttAATGATAAAACATGAGCTTTCAGAAACTCCCGTAGGTTGAACTGGGCTTCCTGACACACTATGAACGGACTTGATGTAACTTGCTAGCAGGGCCGTAGGGATTCCCGCAGCCATGGTCCATGGAAGCCTGCAATCCATAACGATCCATAAGCCAAGCAGCACTAAGGataaacaacccataatgcaacactctttGTAGGAAACACTCtttccattcaaaaagaatatttgaTGTTGTAAATGTGCGTAATTGTCTTGTCATCAAGGGTGTAGGTTTGTTTTGGAAAGTGGTGGGGACATAAATTTAACAATGGAAAACTTAGGgaaaggaaacattttttcattgcATTTCCTGCAATTTTACACAATATACTATGAGTATATAGTACTTTCTTGAACACAATAAAAGGTGAGAAATTATCACTATAATCACagcattttaacttttaaacagTTAAATTCATAATATAACTGCCGTTGATGCAAACATGCACATCACATAGCTTTGATAAATTTGTGTCAtgaccattttattttttctaccAGATGGAAAAGCAACAGCACCATGAAGTTTTACTCTAtacagcagctttaaatcaacacacatttctttgtctACCTTAACAAGGCCCCATGTCTCTGTCTTCTTTCCCCTCCTATATTATTACATGCACCCACAAGTTCATGTGTATGACTCAAATACATGTCTTCGCCTTTCAGTGATAGACACACATTGTCTACATATTGCCTTGAGATCTAGTTTGTCTATCATGTTCCTATGTACATGGCACACTGCAGCATGGTTTAGACACTCTTGTGACACAGTCGATCTCAACCATGTTTTTAGCCTTCTCAAAGCATTAAAGCTCCTTTCTGCTTCTGTGGATGACACTGGTACTACTAGCAGCAGCCTGACCAAGGCCTCTACCTGGTCAAATAACCCCCTCACCTCTACCGACATCCCTCTTAGAATAACAGCTGCATCGCTACTGGATTGGACCATATGTTTCGAGAGTAAAATTTGGAGTTGGACCCTTAAACCATCCCCATCCAGCTCAGGGTATGGCTCCATGACTTCTGTCACATTGCCTGTGAGGAGGACAGTCTCTTGTTTGTGGAGAGTTCCCACCAGGCTAAAATGCTCTTTAAACTGCTGATTCAGTGTCTAGCACTTTGGTGCAAGGTCTGTAATACTCTGCTCCACTGAAGTATCTCTTTAGTGGCTTTCTTTGATGTGGCATTTGGATTGTCTCAATGCCAAATGAGTTGACCATTGCCTCAGTGCCGTCAAATAGTCTGCAGAAGCTTTCCTCGTTCCTTTTGGATTGGAGAGAAGCTCTGACATACTCAATAGCTTCTCGTATTCCAGAAacagtttctgtctgtttttgaaGTGACTTATTTAGACAAACCGGTTCACCTATTACCTCAGAAGCTAATGTAAACCAAATGATAGTCTTCCCTTTGTTAAATCTCTCTAGCAGACCATAAGCCCTTGTGCCACTATCCGATCTATTAGAAGATGCTACTTCTTCTAAAGttgtcaacacattttcatactGCCTGAGTACAGCACAGATTGCCTTGTCACAAACTGTCCATCGGGTAGGACACAGTGGTTTTAGGGCTGTGTTAGGTTGTGGTCCTGCATTTGCCTTTGACATTGCCTTGAACTTTCCAGACTGATGCTTAGACATCCTAGCTCATTGATCCAAAACAAAGACTCATGGATTATGGGTGAAGCATTACAAGCAGACTGTGCAATGAGATGTGAACAGTGTGCCCCACAGTGCACATAGAGCGCCAATGGTTGGCATCTCTTCACCCGGCCTGTGCTCCAGGAAACTTAGCAGCCATATTCACTACACCATCATAAGTCTGACCATGCAATAATTATGTCTTCCCCTGTGGTTCCTGAGACCTCATATACTACCACAAGAACTTCATGGGGAACCAAATCATGGTCTACATATCTAACGCATACGGACACCTGTTCTTTCCCAGTTATGTCTTGGATGCTGTCAGTGATTATGCTGTACTGCAGAACTGATTGAGATTTTATTGAAGTTGTGAACTTGTGGAAAATGCTGGGTCTACACTCTTTGccaatttgctgtttttgacCACATATGCTTTAACACaatcaaagcaaagcaaagatGAGCAGTAGTGAAGAAAGGGATAGAGCTGGTACCACTTTGCTTGAAAATGTCGCACTCTATTTGACAGTACCTGAGGCCCTATGTGTTTTGGGTCtggttggtttggtttgttaCCATAACACTTTCTTTGCCCTCATGCTCCCTGACACCATTGCTCTCACTGTCTCTGGTCCCGTCGCTAACAACATCTTCTCTATGTGGGCCAATCTCCTACAAACAAAGATGTAATGCAGCATGTTTAGTTGTACTAACCAAGCAGGAATTTGACCACAATACGGAGACTCTGAGTATGTCTTACTAAGCCCTTTTAAGTCCTAACCTTCAACCCTGTGCGTTGGTCTGCCTTTATTGTGTCTGAGGTGCTTGTACTTGGTGGTGTTCCCACATCAACCTGACAAAACAACCATCTGATGTGTACCATATGAAAAGCCAATGCCCGTTTCCTTGGTATATCATACAATATCAGCCAATGATCCTAAAAtacatcaacaaaaaaatcacaatactTTTTATGATGCACATATATATAGTAAATcataaatgtgctctataaacatttaaatatgtcatGACATTAACTACAAGAACCTATTATGAtttattaatcatgtttttaatgttttataaatatcagAGGGAGAAATACACTCTCAGACAACACTAAAGATCACAGTTGAAATGCTTATCTGGtcacctctttctcctctctctctgtctgtctctatcgCTCTCTGATGCATGTATGGACAACCACTATGTAATACACTGTCACTGACAGCTATATTTGTCTAGTTTTGGTCTTGCACATgggataaattgtttttttaacaattacATCAGAAGGATGTGCTCATTGAGATAACATTACAGCACACAGGTcggtctctctctcttatctgtATTGACAACCACTAAGTGATACACCTTAACTGAAAAAAGGGCACTCTGGGGAAGACAGAATAGCAAAGTAGTAGTCCTGGAAAAATTACTAATGCTCCTCTTGTTTGGCCAACAACATGAGAACATGAGAAGAACAAGAACAGTTAATGTTAGCCAAGTCAAAAGTAATAGTAACAACATTTAGTTTGCTAGCTAACTACGTTATCTGTTAATGTTAGCTAAGTATACCAGCTACTAGTACTACGTTAATATGTCTAactatttttgtttgtacagTGCTAACCCTAGCAAGACTATTACAATTCCTGGTCTGTAGTGAGTTAGCCAGCCCAGGACAGCTGT from Thunnus maccoyii chromosome 3, fThuMac1.1, whole genome shotgun sequence includes these protein-coding regions:
- the wnt7aa gene encoding wingless-type MMTV integration site family, member 7Aa isoform X2, yielding MELLGPGREDRVRERAQSSKEAAFTYAIIAAGVAHAVTAACTQGSLSGCSCDKEKQGFYNQEEGWKWGGCSADIHYGLGFSKVFVDAREIKQNARTLMNLHNNEVGRKVLEKGMHLECKCHGVSGSCTTKTCWTTLPKFRQLGYILKDKYNHAVHVEPVRASRNKRPTFLKIKKPHSYRKPMDTELVYIERSPNYCEADALTGSMGTQGRLCNKTAQQPNSCDLMCCGRGYNTHQYSRVWQCNCKFLWCCYVKCNTCSERTEVYTCK